The Chitinophagales bacterium genome includes a window with the following:
- a CDS encoding AAA family ATPase, producing the protein MKLLNFLQNPDSYPHSTSDKIRVIETHISVIFLTGNFAYKLKKPLDLGFLDFTTLEKRKFYCEEELRLNSIFAPEIYIEVLPVYEKEGKFSFQQKGKVAEYILKMRQFDQEQILSSKVESGDVSPELFAQLAQKLAYLHQKANSDQEISSYASVQAVQKIAEQNFNQTEAYIGKCITEVSFEKIRKSTLGFLDKNKALFERRQKSGKIRECHGDLHLNNICIYKGEIQFFDRIEFNKEFRNIDVVYDLAFLIMDLHYRKQYTAANRLMNEYFEQSGDYEGAALLPFYACVRAYIRGKVIAFRLKNQEIQAKERNEIIAEAKAYFDLAESYTKTEKTALWIMSGLSGSGKSTVARKIAAKKQFLIIRSDALRKHLTGVPLYEKGPQEIYKAEVSQETYNTLIKLAEFLTNRGVSVILDARFDKRNLRIKAMQLAEEKQLDFKIIYCQANTEELKKRLKLRSGDVSDADASLIDQQAKTFEEFTDTEKVFVQASASLVS; encoded by the coding sequence ATGAAACTACTCAACTTCCTTCAAAACCCCGACTCATACCCGCATTCTACTTCAGATAAAATCCGGGTAATAGAAACCCACATATCCGTAATATTCCTGACAGGAAACTTTGCCTATAAACTCAAAAAACCGCTTGATCTGGGGTTTTTGGATTTTACTACTTTGGAAAAGCGAAAATTTTATTGTGAAGAAGAATTGCGCCTAAATTCAATTTTCGCACCTGAAATCTACATTGAAGTCCTGCCTGTTTATGAAAAAGAAGGCAAATTCAGTTTTCAGCAAAAGGGAAAAGTAGCAGAGTATATTTTGAAAATGCGGCAGTTTGATCAGGAGCAGATACTTTCGTCTAAAGTAGAAAGCGGAGATGTTTCCCCTGAACTTTTCGCCCAATTGGCACAAAAGCTTGCCTATCTGCATCAAAAAGCCAACTCAGATCAGGAGATCAGCAGTTATGCTTCGGTACAAGCTGTTCAAAAAATTGCAGAACAGAATTTTAATCAGACAGAAGCATATATCGGCAAGTGCATCACTGAAGTAAGTTTTGAAAAAATTCGAAAATCCACTTTGGGCTTTCTCGATAAGAACAAAGCACTTTTTGAAAGAAGGCAAAAATCGGGAAAGATCAGGGAATGCCACGGTGACCTGCACTTAAATAATATTTGCATTTATAAAGGTGAAATACAGTTTTTTGACCGTATAGAATTCAATAAGGAATTTAGAAATATTGATGTGGTCTATGACCTGGCATTCCTGATAATGGATCTGCATTACAGGAAGCAATATACTGCTGCCAACAGATTAATGAATGAATATTTTGAACAAAGTGGCGACTATGAAGGGGCTGCTTTACTGCCTTTTTATGCTTGTGTAAGAGCTTATATCCGTGGAAAAGTAATTGCATTTCGATTGAAAAATCAGGAAATTCAGGCAAAAGAACGAAATGAAATAATTGCAGAAGCCAAAGCCTACTTTGATTTGGCCGAATCTTATACAAAGACTGAAAAAACAGCACTTTGGATTATGAGTGGTTTATCCGGCTCGGGTAAAAGTACTGTAGCGCGTAAAATTGCAGCAAAAAAACAATTTCTGATCATTCGTTCTGATGCGCTTAGAAAGCATCTTACAGGAGTGCCACTTTATGAAAAAGGACCTCAAGAAATCTACAAAGCTGAAGTCAGCCAAGAGACATACAATACGCTTATTAAGCTTGCAGAATTTTTAACAAACAGAGGTGTTTCTGTAATACTTGATGCCAGGTTTGATAAAAGAAATTTGAGAATCAAGGCCATGCAACTGGCTGAAGAAAAGCAGCTTGATTTCAAAATAATTTACTGCCAGGCTAATACAGAAGAACTAAAAAAACGCTTAAAGCTGAGATCCGGTGATGTTTCCGATGCCGATGCATCTTTGATTGATCAACAAGCAAAAACTTTTGAAGAATTTACCGACACAGAAAAAGTATTTGTACAAGCTTCTGCTTCTTTAGTTTCGTGA
- a CDS encoding ATP-binding protein, which produces MTISTHKFNVLVVEDNEGDFILIEDYLKEKMNNPFVQQAKSFAGATGVLDKNKQFDVILLDLSLPDISGEELVKKISKLAEQIPIIVLTGYAQKNFGVKTLSLGVSDYLLKDEFTPTELYKSIIYSIERKRINSKLKESEQKYRHIFHSSPLPMWVYEIDTLRFLDVNNAAVRHYGYSQKDFLSMTIKDIRPPEDIKQLKKVVSLSEGKGELYFQGIFRHKKKSGEIIMVDIQSNIISFDGRHAELVLATDITEKLKAEQQLKKSEAALRKLNRELEKRVAERTTELMESNEELEMFNYAVSHELRAPLRFMNFCLVSIIKMRDKNQLEEAFEVIEDMLNASNKMYQQLEDLLAFSKVGKQTIKHEKFDMYQLLKEVLKDLGREYDLAKYTIEITPQPLVFGDKNLLYYLLRNLLSNALKYSSKKEKPHIEIDVEEKKQEFIYSIKDNGVGFNMKYYHALFKYFERLHSENEFAGNGAGLSIAQRIIKRHGGEIWAEGKEGKGACFYFSLPKKAPRSKF; this is translated from the coding sequence ATGACTATCTCTACCCATAAATTCAATGTTCTGGTAGTAGAAGACAATGAAGGGGATTTTATACTTATAGAGGATTATCTTAAAGAAAAGATGAACAATCCATTTGTTCAGCAAGCGAAATCTTTCGCTGGAGCGACTGGGGTTTTAGATAAAAACAAGCAATTTGATGTTATACTGCTCGATCTTTCTCTACCGGATATAAGTGGTGAAGAACTGGTGAAAAAAATCAGCAAGCTGGCTGAGCAGATACCAATCATAGTATTGACAGGCTATGCTCAAAAAAACTTTGGAGTAAAAACACTTTCACTCGGTGTTTCAGATTATTTACTCAAAGATGAATTCACTCCAACAGAACTGTACAAAAGCATTATATACAGTATTGAGCGCAAACGCATCAATTCAAAATTAAAAGAATCGGAACAAAAATACCGGCATATTTTTCATTCAAGCCCGCTGCCTATGTGGGTTTACGAAATTGACACCCTTCGCTTTCTTGATGTAAATAATGCTGCGGTAAGGCATTATGGATATAGCCAAAAAGATTTTCTCTCTATGACCATTAAAGATATCCGCCCCCCGGAGGATATTAAGCAACTCAAAAAAGTAGTGTCACTTTCAGAAGGCAAAGGTGAGTTGTACTTTCAGGGAATTTTCAGACATAAGAAGAAATCCGGAGAAATCATTATGGTAGATATACAAAGCAATATTATAAGTTTTGATGGCAGACATGCTGAATTGGTGCTTGCAACGGATATTACAGAGAAATTAAAAGCAGAGCAGCAACTTAAAAAAAGTGAAGCGGCACTAAGAAAATTAAACAGAGAACTGGAGAAAAGAGTAGCTGAGCGCACTACTGAATTAATGGAAAGTAATGAGGAATTAGAAATGTTCAATTATGCAGTATCACATGAATTAAGAGCTCCTTTACGATTTATGAATTTTTGCCTCGTATCAATTATCAAAATGCGGGATAAAAATCAATTGGAAGAGGCTTTTGAAGTAATTGAAGATATGCTCAATGCCAGTAATAAAATGTACCAACAATTGGAAGATCTCCTGGCTTTTTCAAAAGTAGGAAAGCAAACCATAAAGCATGAGAAATTTGATATGTATCAACTATTAAAGGAAGTGCTAAAAGATTTGGGACGCGAATACGATTTGGCTAAATACACAATAGAGATCACGCCACAGCCATTGGTATTTGGGGATAAAAATTTGCTTTACTACCTGCTTAGAAACCTGCTGTCCAATGCGCTGAAATACAGTTCTAAAAAAGAAAAGCCACATATTGAAATAGATGTAGAAGAAAAAAAACAAGAGTTTATCTATAGCATAAAGGACAATGGAGTTGGTTTTAATATGAAATATTACCACGCTTTATTTAAATATTTTGAAAGATTGCACTCTGAGAATGAGTTTGCAGGAAATGGTGCCGGACTATCCATTGCCCAGCGCATTATAAAAAGGCATGGGGGAGAAATATGGGCTGAAGGCAAGGAAGGAAAAGGAGCATGCTTTTACTTTTCTTTACCAAAAAAAGCTCCGCGCTCAAAATTCTAA